The uncultured Paludibaculum sp. sequence CGAAAGACGGCTCAGCAAAAGGAGGTGCCTTCCGGATCCCCTTCAGATCTCAAATCCACCGCGCCCGAAGGAACAAAGCCAAGCCTGGGTCCTCCAGCAGAACCCACGCGGGTTCCATTCCCCCGCCCAGTGGGCGGGGCCCATCGCAATCCCAACGAAGTCTCCAGGAAGCCCCTTCACCCCCGCCGATCCACCGCGGACGCGGAAACAAAGCCAAGTCTGGGTCCCATACCGACACCCACACAGGTTCCATTCCCCCGCCCACTGGGCGGGCCCATCGCAATTCCAACGAAGTCTCCAGGAAGCCCCTTCACCCCCACCGATCCACCGCGCCTGCAGGAACAAAGCCAACTTCAGGTTCTCTACGAACGCACCTACGGGTTCCATTCCCCCGCCCACTGGGCGGGGCTCATCGCAATCCCAACGAAGTCTCCAGGAAGCCTCTTCACCCCCACCGATCCACTCCATCCGAGGAAACAGAGCCAACTTTGGGTTCTTTACGGACACCCACAAGGGTTCCATTCCCCCGCCCACTGGGCGGGGCTCATCGCAATCTCAACGAAGTCTCCAGGAACCCTCTTCACCCCCACCGATCCACCGCGCCCGAGGGAACAAAGCCAACTTCAGGTTCTCTACGAACGCCCCCACTGGTTCCATTCCCCCGCCCACTGGGCGGGGCCCGTCGCAATCCCAACGAAGTCTCCAGGAAGCCCCTTCACCCCTGTCGATCCACCGCGGACGCGGAAACAAAGCCAAGTCTGGGTCCCATACCGACACCCACACTGGTTCCATTCCCCCGCCCACTGGGCGGGGCCTGGAGTTTCTACATTTCCGCATCAGATTGTTTTATGCCTCAGTGAGTCGCGAGCCATAGCCTTCCCTGCAAATGAGTCGGTCCACTCATAATAATAGTTGACCGACCGACTCATCCAGCCTATACTGCTCCTGTGCCCCCTGCTCAGGTGCCCTCTATGAACGATGAAACTAAGGATCTCATTCTAGGCGTATTTGAAGCCTCCCTGGAAGCGCAGCTTCGCGCAGTACGCCGTCTCCGGCAAGGCGAACCCGCCGCAGTCGAGCCACGTCGCAGCAAACGTCGGTCGCAAGTTGACATGGCGTTCGACATACTCTCCAAGGCCCGTTCGCCTTTGCATATCTCCGTCATTCTGGAGCGCATCCAAACCCAGTTCGGCGTTACCGTCGATCGCGAAAGCCTGGTTTCTTCCCTGACCAAAAAAGTGGCCCGCGGCGACCGCTTCCTGCGCCCGGAAAAGAACACCTTCTCTTTGCTGCAGAAGGCACCATGAGCCTGCTCTCGGAGTTCCTCGCGATTACCGCCGACTGGCGACCCGTGTTCCCCCAACAGCGCACCTTTGTCCGTGGCGTGCGCCAAGCCCTGGGATCGTTGATCTGCCTGGGGCGGCGCTGCCTCACCCGCATCCTATGGACCAACGGCGGCCAGCACAGCAGTTGGAGCGCGGAGTACTTTCTCCACTCCCGCTGCCAGTGGGAGCCGCAGGAACTGTTCCGCCCCATCCTCAAGAGTGCCTTGGCGTATTGTCCGCAGCGCCTGGTTGGCGTGGCCCTCGACGACACCAAACTGCGCAAGACCGGGCGCTCGATCCAACAGGCGTTCTATCAACGCGATCCGATGTCGCCACCGTTTCATCTCAATCTGGTGTTGGGCTTACGCTTCTTGCAGGCTTCGCTGCTGGTGCCGCTGCACCGTAACGCCCCGGTCGGCAGCCGGGCTTTGCCGATTCGCTTCCAGGAAGTCTCGCGCGTCAAACGACCTGGCAAGAAAGCCAGTGATGCGGAGAAGAAACAATATAGGGAAGCGGTGAAGACGAAGAACCTGTCGCGAAGTTTTGTCGAGATGGGCAAGCAACTGCGGCAGGAACTGGATAAGGTTGGTGGCAACAAGAAGATATTGGTTCTCACCGCGGATGGCAGTTTCTGTAACCGCACCTGCTTTGGAGAGATTCCGGAAAGGTCTGCCCTGCTGGCTCGGGCCCGCAAGGATGCCAAGCTGTGCTTCCATGCCGAGGTCGGTTCACGCCGGTTTTATGGGGCTGAGAAGTTTACCCCCGAGCAAGTTCGCAAAGACGAGGGTCGCCAGTGGAAGACCACAAAGATCTTCTATGGTGGCAAGCGGCGGACGATTCGATACAAAGAGGTTGCCGATGTGTACTGGCAGCGCGGCGCTGGAAAGCGCCCGCTTCGCCTGATCGTCGTTGCGCCTACTCCGTATCGCAAGAGTCAGAGCAAGAAGTTGTATTACCGCGATCCGGCGTACCTGCTCACCAGCGACCTGCGCAACTCAGCCAAGCAGTTGCTGCAGATCTATTTCGACCGCTGGCAGATCGAGGTGAACCACCGAGAGGAGAAGGACACGCTCGGCGTCGGGCAGGCGCAATTATGGAACGTTACGTCCGTGCCCAAACAGCCAGTCCTGGCTGTAGCGGCCTACAGTGCGCTCTTGCTGGCGTCGCTGCGGGCCTTTGGCGTAGAGCGTGGAAGCGCCTATGCAGAACTCCCCAAGTGGCGGCGAAACGCGCGACGCCCGTCCTGTTTGGATCTGGTCACGCTTTTGCGTAAGGAGATGGTCCAACAACCGAACTTGCTCGAGCCTTTTGCTTTTGAAGTCACCGAGCCGGGGATGGTTCGGGCCGCCGCCGCTTGAAAGAATGTAGAAACTCCAGCCCCCGCCCACTGGGCGGGGCCCACCGCGATCCCAACAAACCCTCCAGGAACCCTCTTCACCCCCACCGATCCACTCCATCCGAGGAAACAAAGCCAACTTTGGGTACTTTACGGACACCCACAAGGGTTCCATTCCCCCGCCCACTGGGCGGGGCCCATCCCAATGAGGTCCCGCGCGGTGCAGCCGCGCCCCACGACACCGCTATTTCTTCGACAACCGCACGATGCGTTCCTCAATGGCTTGCCGGACCCGGTCGCGGCGGTCGGCCGGGATCGTGGTGTCCCCAGCCAGCAACTCGTGGGCGCGCTTGGCCGAAGCCAGGGCCAACGCAGGCTGGCCAGCCTCCTCGTACACCTCGGACAGCGAGTCCTGCGCGTTGGCCGACTGCGGGAACGCCGCCGCGGTCCACTGCAGGACGCCGATGGCCTGCTCCTTATTTCCTTGCTGGAGAAACGCGTAACCCATTGCATTTAATGAAGATTCTCGCAAGGCCATGGCGGACGAGTTGGCGACCTTCGCCTTGTCGAGGATGGCGGACGCAGCCTCGCCTTGCGCCTGGATCGTGTGGAAGAGACGGACGGGTGAGGGCGCCGGAGGCTGATAGGATGCCCGGACGGTGCCCATCTTTTCCGCTACCGAAAGCGCCGTGGGGTAGAACTGAGAGAACGTGTTCTCCACAGCTCCGTTGGGTTCGTGGCAGCCATAGCAGCTCGCTTTGCGATCGAATGCTTTCACCGCCGTCAACGACGGCCGCAGGCCGCCATCGAAGTTGAAGTAGCCCCAGCTCTTCTCGAAGCGTGAGGAGTCTTTCACGGCCGCTTCAATCGAGAAGATGTCGCTCTGGTAGAAGCCTCCCTTATTAATGGAGCCCTGCGACACGGAGTAGCGGATCTCCAGGACAAAAATGGTCGACTCGGGCCATTTGCCGGTTTCCTTGAAGGCCGCGTAAGCCGGAGGGTTCACGAACACGTTGTCGAACATCGGGCTGACGAGGTTCTGGGCGGCGGCGGGGCCGTAGGTCATGCCGAGTCCGGAGGAAAGGTAGACCCATTCCCTGTAGTTGGTGGGAAAGAGCAATTCCCCTTTGTCGTTGAACGTGGGACGATCGGCCGCCAGGGCAACGACGGAGCAGAGAGCAAGCAGCAAGGTACGCATAGTGTCGGAGTAGGTACAGGATCGGGCATGAGCCGGGAGAAAGCAACCTTTCCGGAGCCCGCGAGACAACTTGTGACAACCATCAGGGATCGCCGGTGAAGCTGCCATCGTCAGCGTGGCCGGGACCGGCCGCCCGGCTGGCGGCTATGACTCGAACAGGCTGGTCTGCACGGCGGACGCCGTCTTCGAGATAGCGCGCACGAGACGGCGGTAGGGCAGGTCCTCCAGGCGGGGGAACTCAATCCAGTCGGTATCGCGCCAGGAGCTGTAGTACCAGCGGGCCAGCAGCGAGATGTGCTCGGCGCGTTCCCGCAGCGCGACGCGGGGTGTCTCCAGGCCGGCCAGCAACTCCCGCAGGCGGCGGTCGAGCGGAACGGATTCGCGGCCGGTGGCGGCGACCTTGAACTCGAAGGCCGGCAGCCAGACGCCTTTGATCATCACGAGCAGTTCCACGCAACCGGGCTCGATGCTGGGAGCGACGCCCACACCGCAGAGGCGATCGACATCCGCCACCAGGTCGTCGCGCAGCCTCAATACCTGCTCGATACGGTGGTAGCGCTGGTGCTGGCGTTGGGCGTCTTCGAAGTTGAGCTCCTCGCTGGAGCGGTCGCGCGCACGGGCCACCGGCTCGAGCAGGCTTTGTCCGTTGGTCTGCAAAAAGTGAACGAGGCGCTCGACCTCCGAGCGGTACTCCTCCGGGCCCACCACCTGCTGGCAGGGACGCAGGCAGCGCATCATCTCGCCGTAGATGCAGCCGGGGTGGTCTGGTGAGACCACGAGGTCCTCCTGGCAGCGGCGCACCTGGAACAGATCGAGCACCTCCTGCTCAAACCGTTCGGCCGAAGCGCGGCTACGGAAAGGTCCATACTGGAAGGCCTGCGAGGCGCTGAGGCGCGTGGTGATGGTGGAACGAGGGAAGGCGTTGGCCAGAAGGATCTTGACGATGGGCGCCAGCCGCAGCTTGATCATGTGGGCGTAGTCGTCGGGAAAGTGGCGTCGGGCGAGGTCGTAGTAAGTGAGACTGGAGCCCAGACGGGAGGCGGTGAGATGGTATTCCACGCGGACGGCCACATCGTGGAGGTTGAGCAGGCGCGAATGGCCGGCGCGTGGCAGCAGCAGCCGTTTGAGGCGGCGGCGCAGCAGCGCCGTGCGGGCCAGATAGGGCCGGCCCTCGCGTGCATGAATGACGAAGACCGCGGGGCGGTCGGGTACGGCGTCGAGATCGAATGGCGCTTCCAGGATGATGGCGGACAATCAGGACACCCCACGGCGGCGGTCACCTTCCCGATTGTAGCTTTCCGGAGTGCCGCGCGGACGGGTGTTGACAAGTCGACAAACGCGTCTAGAATATAGGGATATTTCTCGCTATGGGTATGTTCTGTAACCATGATCGTACGGAGTTGATTGCCCGCCGGGACGGGGTCGACTATGTGCGCTGTAGTGACTGTGGCCGGGTCTTCGAAGCGGAAGATCTGGAGCTGTTGCGAAGCGAAGATGAGAACAAGGAAGCGAAGCAGTCGGCCTAGTTGGCCTTGTGATCGGGTTGCGCGGGCAACTCCTGATCTGTTAGGTAGAGAATGGATGAGCCGGCTCCGTAGGCCGGATACGAGCCCTACGTCTCAGGCGTCATGAAAAAGTCAGCCAAAGCAAATGAACCAAACACGAGCAGCAATCCGGGCGCGGAGAGCGAAGGGATGACTGCGAAATCTCAGACTGAGCTCTTTGCCCTGGCGATGAAGGATTTTACGGCGGGGGATTACCACGGGGCCGCGGCGAAGTTTGAAGAGGCCTCCGGGGGACCGTCGATTGCGGTAAGGGAGTCGGCGCAGATGTACCTGCGGATGTGCCAGCAGCGCATCGAGCGGGCCGCGCCGCGCCTGGAGACGCCGGAAGACCACTATAATCACGCGGTGGGGCTGATGACCGCCGGAAAACTGAACGATGCGCGGACTCACCTGCAGACCGCGGTGGACGAGGGCGGCGAGTCGCATCATCTCTACACGTTGGCGATCGTGGAAGGGATGACGGGCGCAATCGATTCCGCGGCCAGGCATCTGCGGAAGGCGATCCAGGCGGACCGCGGCCTGCGGGGCGTCGCCCGGACGGACTCCGATTTCCAACCACTGCTGCAATATCCTCAGATTCGCGAGGTGCTGGCCAGCGATCCGCAGTCGGCCGAGTAGTCTATTGCCCTCGAAACGTCCGGTCAGTCCGGTGAGAAGCAAGCAGGGGGAAGGCTTTCCCACGCGCCGCGCCGAACCGTTGCGTATTGTCTCCATTGGCGGTGGGACCGGGCTCTCCACCCTGCTGAAAGGCCTGAAGCACTACACTCCGCACGTCGATCAGCAGCCGCTGAGCCCGCCCGTTGAGATCACAGCCGTCGTCACGGTGACGGACGATGGCGGCAGTTCGGGGCGGCTGCGACGCGAGTTCGACATTCTGCCGCCGGGTGACATCCGGAACTGCATGGTGGCGCTGTCCGAGGATGAGGCGCTGCTCACCAAGCTATTCAGCTATCGCTTCGACAGCGGGCGTGGCTTGAAAGGGCATAGCTTCGGCAACCTGTTCCTGGCCGTGCTGACGCAGATTACCGGCGACTTCTCCCAGGCCGTGCGGCTC is a genomic window containing:
- a CDS encoding transposase, translating into MSLLSEFLAITADWRPVFPQQRTFVRGVRQALGSLICLGRRCLTRILWTNGGQHSSWSAEYFLHSRCQWEPQELFRPILKSALAYCPQRLVGVALDDTKLRKTGRSIQQAFYQRDPMSPPFHLNLVLGLRFLQASLLVPLHRNAPVGSRALPIRFQEVSRVKRPGKKASDAEKKQYREAVKTKNLSRSFVEMGKQLRQELDKVGGNKKILVLTADGSFCNRTCFGEIPERSALLARARKDAKLCFHAEVGSRRFYGAEKFTPEQVRKDEGRQWKTTKIFYGGKRRTIRYKEVADVYWQRGAGKRPLRLIVVAPTPYRKSQSKKLYYRDPAYLLTSDLRNSAKQLLQIYFDRWQIEVNHREEKDTLGVGQAQLWNVTSVPKQPVLAVAAYSALLLASLRAFGVERGSAYAELPKWRRNARRPSCLDLVTLLRKEMVQQPNLLEPFAFEVTEPGMVRAAAA
- a CDS encoding cytochrome P460 family protein codes for the protein MRTLLLALCSVVALAADRPTFNDKGELLFPTNYREWVYLSSGLGMTYGPAAAQNLVSPMFDNVFVNPPAYAAFKETGKWPESTIFVLEIRYSVSQGSINKGGFYQSDIFSIEAAVKDSSRFEKSWGYFNFDGGLRPSLTAVKAFDRKASCYGCHEPNGAVENTFSQFYPTALSVAEKMGTVRASYQPPAPSPVRLFHTIQAQGEAASAILDKAKVANSSAMALRESSLNAMGYAFLQQGNKEQAIGVLQWTAAAFPQSANAQDSLSEVYEEAGQPALALASAKRAHELLAGDTTIPADRRDRVRQAIEERIVRLSKK